CACCAACCTACCCCATAGGTTTGCTCTATCTACTCAGAGCAGAGATGTCTCTCACAAAAAACACTAGGAAGTttcataattttcaaattatGGTGTCCCAGGTCACTCCCTCCCTCATAAGCATGACTGCCTATGCAGTTAAAAGGAATATGAAATCCAACAGGAAGAGTTCAAATCTCatcaaagctttttatttttaccaaccCCAATCCCAAGACTCTCTGGTGTATAGTGCCACAGTGGTCTCCAAGACACACTTCCCTCACCTTTTTCTTCAAGTTGTTTTCCAATCCGACTGACAAGCTTCGACTCAATTCTTGGGCTAAACCATCTAACCCTTCATGAGGCGGGGAGGTGGAGGGTAAATACAGCTGGGCTCGGGCCGTGGCCTCCGCCTGCCGGCTGAGGCGCAAAGAAGCATAGAGCTGGGAGGTCACTTCAGACGACACTTGGCTGAGCCCAGGGGGTTCTGATGAATCACTCAGGAGATCCTCCGCCCCGAGGGGTGAACTGGGACTGTCAGCTGACGTTGCCATGAATACAGGGAAGAGACAACCGGAGACAGCAAAGAGCTGGGAGTTTCTGCTTTAGCAAAGTCCAGGAGGAAAAGTTCACGGAGAAAGAtttgggagaagggaggaagacTCCACGCCAAGGATCCTTGGTGAATCAAGGGTATCGAGGCTTTCTGGTTAGAGGAAAGGTTTCCACCAGTTCCAGGGGCCATGGGAGTGGGCAAAAGCATCCCTTTCCCCAGCTCCTGGGAACAGTGTTAAGAGGGTGCAGCGCACAGGGGGTGCGGACAGAAGACCTACTGTGGGACAACAGCACCGCTGAAGCTCCTCTTCCCAACTACGAGTGCTGGAAGCTGCAGATCAACTCCGGCACAGGCTATCCCCGGTCAACTGAGCTCTTAAGTTCTCACACCCAAAACGTCCCAACGGAAACGGACCCAAATCCACTAGGagcccaatttctttttttttttttttttttttttttttttttttttttgagacggagtctcgctctgtctcccaggctggagtgcagtggcgccatctccgctcactgcaagctaggAGCCCAATTTCTGTCCGCCTGCCCTACTAGTCCCTCAATTGGCTCCAGTCTCAAGAGAGGGAGGAACCTCACGCTCCCCCACCCCTTCACCCGTTCTGTCCAGGGTCAGCTCCCTGTACTTTCCCTTCGATCCCTCCTGGCAAGAAAGCCATAGCGAGCTTCCTTGCTCCCTAGAATCTCTCCCTCCCGACCACTCCAAAAGAAACcttgtagccgggcgcggtggctcacgcctgtaatcccagcactttgggaggccgaggcgggtggatcacgaggtcaggagatcgagaccacggtgaaaccccgtctctactaaaaaaatacaaaaaattagccgggcgtagtggcgggtgcctgtagtcccagctactcgggaggctgaggcaggagaatggcgtgaacccgggaggcggagcttgcagtgagccgagatcgcgccactgcactccagcctgggcgacagcgagactccgtctcaaaaaaaaaaaaaaaagaaagaaaccttgtGAACCCTCAGTCACGCCCTAAGTCGTCCCTAAAAAGCACGCCGCCCTCAAGCCTAGCCCGAGATCCTCTGCCCCGACGACCACCTGGTTCCGTCTACTCTCCACCCTTCCAGTCCTCAGCCCCCAATTTGCCGAAGTGGGGGGCAAGCGACTGGCCTCCTCCCCTGAGATCCCCCTCTCACGCCTACCTCTACGCTCAAAACCGTTGGCAGTCTCCCGCCCACTGTCCACGGCTCCGCCTCTCTCGCCTCAATGACGTCACCCGCCCGCGAGACCGCGCTCGCAGACACATCACTTCTGTATTCCCGAGCGCCTGGCCGCGCGTGCGCGGCTCCAGTGGCCACAGATTGGCTGAGGGAGGGAGGCGGAGTCTGACGAGCTGCATTGGAACGGAGTTAAAGCCCCGCCGCGGCCGGGTGAGAACCCCCCTAAGGGGCGGAGCTCCGTGGAAACCGGAAGTAAGTCTTGACGGGCACTCGGAGCAGTTCCGGTGAGTCCAGGGGTGGGGTCCCCACCTGGTTGGAAGGCTGTGGGTCCGGGAACCCGAGCCCACGGAGTGGGGGCGGTCCCGGAGCGAGGCTCACACTCCCTGCCCTGCAGATGACTGTCCACAACCTGTACCTGTTTGACCGGAATGGAGTGTGTCTGCACTACAGCGAATGGCACCGCAAGAAGCAAGCAGGGATTCCCAAGGAGGAGGTGACGAGAGGGCCCTGTGCAGCCCAGGCGACCTCTCATCTCCAAACACCTATAGTCCCCCAACCCAGCCCCTCCTCTCCAAACCCCAGCTCGTTCCCATCCCCCACCCCGTCTCCCGCATCAACCGAGAGCTAACTCTGCCCCTCTCCCTCCAGGAGTATAAGCTGATGTACGGAATGCTGTTCTCTATCCGCTCGTTTGTCAGCAAGATGTCCCCGCTAGACATGTACGCCGAGTCAGAAAAGATGTGGGGAGGAGGGCTAGCAATTTGGGAATTTGGGGATGGGGGACATTTTCTGAAGTGGAAGGAGCATTGGCCTCCAGAGGGGGAAAGGGTACTTAAGAGAGGCTGAGTCCAGAGCGAGAGTGCTGGAGCtggcaggagtgggggtggggagggtctGAAAGTAGAGAGGTTGGTGGGGGCTAAATTGAGGGGTGACGATGGGCGATGTCTTTACTCAACCAGGCTTCTACAAAGGATATGTTTAGATAAAGAGGGAGTCGACCTTTGAGGGGATCAAAAGTATCTCTTTGGGAGAGATTCTGCTCCCATTCTTTAACACCCTCCTCATCTCTGCAGGAAGGATGGCTTCCTGGCCTTCCAAACTAGCCGTTACAAACTCCATTACTACGAGACGCCCACTGGGATCAAAGTTGTCATGAATACTGACTTGGGCGTGGGATCCATCCGAGATGTGCTGCACCACATCTACAGTGCGGTCAGTGCCAGCTCCGGGGACTCATCCCCTAGAGCTCTTCAGATCCCCAGGACTCCCTCATCTCCCCTGCCCTAATCCTACTATATGTTTGCTGAACTCAAGAGTTTTCTCAGGGGCCCTTAGGTTCTTAACTCCCACCACCACTTTCTCCTCAGAGAGGGCTTGCCTTCCAGCCCTTGTTCCTTGTGCGTTCACACACCCCTGAGGTTATACGAGGTTTGGGGCTAAAAACCAGAAGTATCCAAAGCCTGGCTCTAACATCTTCCCTTTCCATAGCTGTATGTGGAGCTGGTGGTGAAGAATCCCCTGTGCCCGCTGGGCCAAACTGTGCAAAGTGAGCTTTTTCGCTCCCGACTGGACTCCTATGTTCGCTCTCTGCCCTTCTTCTCTGCCCGGGCTGGCTGAAGCAACCTACCTCAAGTCTCAAGAGAATTCATGTCTGCCTGGGGCCCTTCCGAACCTGTGCCAACTAAGGGCCCCCACTGTAAGCCCCCGCACCCCCACCCTCTGCCCAGAGCAACAGCCTAAAGGCCTGCCCTGATGCTCTCCTCCTACCAGAATGAAGCCCACAGAGTCCCTCCACCTCCACACCAGGCCCTCTCTCCAGTTTTATCCCCTGCCTAATGCTGCGAGAAGCACAGAATAAACTTTTTGTCACTCTCCTGCCTGAGCGTGTTGGTTTGAGGGCCCTCTCAGTCCTGCCCCATGCATGAAGGCGGAAAGTAGGGCAGCCACACCCCCTTGAGGGCCACGAAGTGGCTTTGCGGATGGGTTTCTCAACCGTGGGAATATCGATGCTTTGAGCTGGATAATTCTTTATTGTGGGGACCGTCCTGTGCTTTGTAGgattttagcagcatccctggccaccACCCACTAGATGCTGATAGCACAGGCGTGAAATCAAAAATATCTCCAAACCTTGCCAAAAGTTCCCTGGGAGACACAGTCTCTCCCGATTGAGAATCACTGGGCCGGGGGAAGCCTGACAGCCCTTGGGTCCCAGAGGGTGCAGGAGCTATCCTCCCCGATTCCGCTCAGAAAATATTCAAGGTGCAGAGCCTTCGGCAGGCGGGGCTTATGCTGATGAGCGGCAGGTTTGATGGGGAGGAGGGCGGCTCTATGCAGATGAGGAGGCGGTGCCTGCATGCTGATGAGCTGGGCCCGCTGCCGAAGCTGCTGGGAGCCCAGCCGGTCCCGCAGCGGTTCGCGCTGAAGTGGCATCTCTCTCCCGCCCCGCTTCCCCCTGGGTCCTTATCCTCCAAGACCTTTACCTCATCCTCGACCTTTACCCTCATCCATTTCCCCCTCCTACTCCTTGCACCTGTGTCCCCTGTAACTAAATATCTCCACTCTTGGCGCCCCCCGCGTTTCTTCCCTCCCGCCGCAAACCTCGCGACCTCCAGCAGCCCGCCCCCGTGGGCCCGATCCTGCCCGGCGGCTCCCGCCGCAGCCTCCTCAGCCTTCCCGCTCTGCCGGGGTTCGCCCCACTACGCCCCCGGTCGTCCGCCCTCGGGCTTCCCTGCTCCCCCCTCCCGTCCCCTCGgagccccctcccccgccccggcCAGCTGGCATGCAGGTGTCTATCGCGTGTACCGAGCAGAACCTTCGCAGCCGGAGCAGTGAGGACCGTCTCTGTGGACCCCGGCCGGGCCCCGGGGGCGGTAATGGCGGGCCGGCCGGCGGGGGGCACGGGAATCCTCCGGGGGGTGGAGGGTCTGGCCCCAAGGCCCGAGCTGCACTGGTTCCCCGACCCCCAGCGCCCGCTGGGGCCCTCCGAGAGAGCACCGGCCGAGGCACTGGCATGAAATACAGGTATGGGGGTGGCTGGGCAGCGCACTCCTTCCGCTTTCCTTTCGGGACCCCTGAGGCTTCTTGAGATGGCCGCCAAGACCCCTTCAAACTTCACTAAGTAGGTCCCCCTTCTTCCCATCTCTTCTTCCTGTCTCTGGCACTCCCTCACTTTGTCCCTCTCTTGGTTTCTGTCGATACCCCTGACTACGAGAGAATCAAGTTTACCAAGGTTGACTGGGTCCTGTCAGACCCAGGGGATGCCCCTGAGCTTCCCTCCTTACCCCTGGGAAGGTCAGAGATGCACGGATCTCCACGCTACACGGATCTCCAGGCTATGCCTCCTCCAGTGGAATGTCCTTGGGTCCGTGTCCTGGGGAGTGGAGGGAGGGAATCGGCTTCTCACTCTGGCCTGCTCGGGGTGCCTGACCCAGATACTGCCCCTGCCTGCCCCAAAGGCTAGGTCTCCTGCGACCTTTCTTGGGCGCAAGGGGAGTGGGACCTGTGGGAAGGATGGACCACATTTTTCATCTCCATGCTGAGGGACAGGGTCTGGGTAGACTGAAATGTAACTGACTTTATCTCAGAGGACTGCCAGACCAGAGGCTCAGAACTTGAAGCAGGGGGTAGAGGAGGGGCTCCTGCTTGGGAGTGAGCTGAGGTCACTGATCTGACCTGCTTTTTCACCTGAGGAATCTGATCTCCTCTATATGGTGGCCCTGATTGGAAAGCTGAGCTGACACCTGGGTTGGGggctttgggaggatgagggggCTCACTGGTTCAGAGACAGTCTTCACAAGTCAATAGGAACAGAGGGAGTGGAGAGGGAGAACTAGGCTTTTCTGTCttactctccccctccccccaggtCCTCAATCTGCCTTTCCTCCAGGCCCATCTGCCTAGCCTAGCCAGGGACCCCTGCCTGTCTGAATGCCTGAACTTGACTTGGTTTACCTCTTCCAACCTGGCATCTACCATTTGGCACAGCACTCTGTCTGAGGGCCTGGTCTCACAAACTCACCACAATCAAACAAAATTCCTCCCAGCCCCTCACTGCACATAACCCACAGATGACTCAAAACAGACAAGACCCCAGAAGAAGGACAAACCAGACTGCACGTCTTCAACGTGATAAGACAGAATGGAGACTCTGGACAGTGGTTCCAGAGGAGCAGTCACATATGGTTCACTTGTCCTTTTGAGAAAATTCCTAGGACCTCTGCTCTGGAGATAGCACTTGCCCAATCTTATAGGCCCACTGGGTCTAGTTTCTTTGGACTGAGACACCTGAGGGCTTCTCAGTCTGGAAGGAGAGGAGCTGGGGGCTGATAGTCTAAGTCCATAATGGAGGCTCCACCCCTTCCCGCTGCTTCTGTATCTTGCAGGAACCTAGGGAAGTCTGGTCTTCGGGTATCCTGTCTTGGCCTAGGTGAGTCAGAATAGGGATTAAGGAAAGGGGGGCATTCTTTCATGGTCTGTCCCCTGCAGTGCTCATGTGCCTGGTTTCTCTCTTGCAGGTACCTGGGTCACATTTGGTTCTCAGATCTCAGATGAGGTATAAGTTATCGGACCTAGAATCAgggtggtgggggtgagggaACCTGAAAAAAGGGAAGTGAACCTGGATAGGGGTTTGGACAACAAGCACAGGGAATGAGGggtctgaggctggaggatggggagaggggagagactaGAGAACCCAGGGCTGAGATGTGATGGGTTAGAGTACAGTGAGAGAGGTAACAGAGAAGCAGTAGTTGATCTTTACCTCTTTCACCTCCCTAGACAGCAGAGGATGTGCTGACTGTAGCCTATGAGCATGGTGTAAACCTGTTTGACACCGCCGAAGTGTACGCAGCAGGAAAGTAAGGACTGGGGTGAAAGAGCTAAGCTccatttggaaggctgagaggaCCCCAGGGATTATCTTCCCATGTTCCCTCTAAAGAACCCTGGGACTTCTGAGAACGTGAAGTTCCAACCTTTTGGCAGAGGGACCCAAAAGCATTGTAGGAGCTACAGTCCCAACATTAGTCCCTCTCTGGCTTAGAAGTCAGTGGGCATACTGTGCAGTTACATTAAATAAAGCCAACAAATATATCTGAGGCATTAGTTATGTGCAACTACATGAGGATTACAAAGATGAATTTTCAAACACATCATGCCGTATCACACATTGATGGATTCACACTAGGAGCAGGGAAAACCTAGGATGACCTACCCTGCCTCTTCCCCATCTAGCAAACACTTCTGCTCATCTTCAAGACTTGACCCAAGTGTCCGCTCCTTCAAGAACTTTGCCCAACTCCCCAGAGTTGGTCACCCCTCCTCCACCATGAGCTCCTAAAGCACTGTGGACTGCCTTCTGACACGCAATTCGTGGTTTATGCAGCTATATTAGCTGCTCACGTCAGAGGCCTCCTTCCATGGAACTTGTCTTGCTCTTCCCCAAGTACCCACACAGAGCCTAGCACAGAGCATGTGCTGCTTCTGGGAAGAATCAACATGTCTGCAAAAGTGCACACAGTCTAAGTGGTTAAAGGAACAAAAAAGGGCAATAGGAAAGATTAAACAACGGTAAAATATTTCAGTAGCAGTACACCATGACAACTTAAGACTTGTCACAAGTGAGCTCATAATTTTATGCTAAATTATGTAGCCAATTCTATGGAAGCTGACAAGAAGGCTGGACCATAGATTGTGGCACTCAGAGAACACATTATGGGTGAGGCAGAATTTGGGCTGAGCTTTGGAGGACGGGTGGGATTTTGCAGAGGCTCAAAGAAGCGGGAGGGCAACCCAGATAGTTGAAGCCAGACAATGCAGTGTCCTTCCTGGCTCCGCCATAGTTGGCCCCTCTCACCTCatcctattttatctttttggcACCCACAGCAGGGCTTGGTACATAGCTAATGCAcaacagatatttgttgaatacgTGATGAAAACTATACAACTACACCCATAGTTTCAACAGACCTCTTATTTTGTCCAGGATGGGGCTATGAGCTGAAATGGACTCCTGGTTTATATCCTACTTTGCAAGAGAGGAAaaggtggggaggagaggaaggaattgATCGGCCTGGGAGGGATCAGTGGCTCTGCCTTATGTTTCTTTTAGGGCTGAAAGAACCCTAGGCAACATCCTCAAGAGCAAAGGTTGGAGGTGAGACTGTTTTGGGGGGTTGCTGGGGACGTGATCACCCAAAAACCCTTTTCTTATTACTTCTCCCATTTCTGTTCTTCCAGGAGATCAAGCTATGTCATCACTACCAAGATTTTTTGGGGAGGACAGTAAGTGGCTGCCCCACTGTGATTGTGGAGAAGGCCTACAAAGAATGTGTGAAGGtgtatggggtgggggtggggacagctATCCTGCACCAGGTCCACACCGTGCCTGTGAAGTCTCATGCAATCCCATTTCCTTATGGCTCCAAGCCAGCCCTGGTCCCCTATCTTTGTCACATCTCATCTTTGACTTACCTTTTCCTACAGGGCAGAAACTGAGCGAGGTTTAAGCCGAAAGCACATCATTGAGGGTGAGAGTTAGGGGCTGGGAACCCAAAGTGAGGGGATATGGAAGCCAGAGGAGTAGGGAACATTCTCTGAACTTCTGGAGGCTTTGAATAGGGATTTAGGTGGCCATGGCAAGGGGGCAAggtctgaattctttttttttttttttttgagacggagtttcgctcttgttgtccaggctggagtgtaatggctcgatctcggctcactgcaacctcctcctcccgggttcaagggattctcctacctcagagtcttgagcaactgggattacaggcgcatgccaccacgcctggctaattttttgtatttttagtagaaacggggtttcaccacgttagccaggctggtctcaaactcctgacctcaggtgatccgcccacctcggcctcccaaagtgctgggattacaggtgtgagccaccatgcctggtggcctgaatttcttttttttttttttttttgagacggagtcttgctctgtcacccaggctggagtgcagtggcgcaatctcggctcactgcaagctccgcctcccgggttcatgccattctcctgcctcagcctcgccgagtagctgggactacaggcgcccaccaccacgcccggctaattttttgtatttttttagtagagacggggtttcactgtggtctcgatctcctgacctcgtgatccgcccacctcggcctcccaaagtgctgggattacaagcgtgagccaccgcgcccggccctgaatttCTTAGTACACTGAAGCTGAGGTGCTTATCTTCTTTTCCCTACCCCACCTCCAGGCTTGCGAGGATCCCTGGAACGCCTCCAGCTGGGATACGTGGACATTGTCTTTGCCAATCGCTCAGACCCCAACTGTCCTATGGAGGGTAAAAGCAGCACCCCCAAACCTTACAGTCCTTCAAAACTGAGCACTTCctcactgggtgcggtggctcattcctgtaatcccaggacattgggaggccaaggcaggaggatcactcagggcctggagttcgagaacagcctgggcaacatagcaagaccctgtctctacaaaaaatgttttaaaggccgggcgcggtggctcacgcctgtaatcccagctctcagggaggcaagaggcaggaggacagcttgagcccaggagttcgagacctgcctgggcaatatagcgagaccccattctccacaaaaaggaaaaaaaaaaaaagacaaaaaaaagttttaaaattagctggctgtggtggtgtgtgccttgtactcccagctattcaggaggctgaggcagaggatcattcaagcccaggagtttgaggccacagtgagctatgattgcaccactgcactacatcctgagtgacagagcgaggccctgtctcaaaaaatctaaaatacaaaaactgagcACTTCCTCAAACCCTCAGCAGGAAGCCAGCCCCTGCTCAGAAGGCCTCCCAAACTCCACAGTGGAGGCTGAGACTCCAGGATGTGGACAGGAAGGGAGGCAAAGAATAGATATTAACTTTCATGACTCCATAGAGTTGCCCGGGGCCTTGGTGGGGCAGGTGGAGTTCTGCAAATCTGGAGTCTTAGATTCCAGGGGTCTGACAGTAAGGCTTTCCCTCTCCTGTGTACCTAGAGATTGTGCGAGCCATGACCTATGTCATCAACCAGGGCCTGGCCCTATACTGGGGGACATCCCAATGGGGGGCTGCAGAAATCATGGTGAGTGTGTGACCCCACGTTGCCCCTGTCCCACAACTGGTTCCCACTTTTCACGTGGTTACTCCAAAGCCCACTGCCCTGGGGGAGAAGGCAGAGAAGAAAACGCAAGTAGTGCTCTGACCACTTTCttttccccaacccccacccaggAGGCCTACTCCATGGCCAGACAGTTCAATCTGATTCCTCCAGTGTGTGAACAGGCAGAACACCATCTGTTTCAGAGGGAGAAGGTGGAGATGCAGCTGCCAGAGCTCTACCACAAGATTGGTTTGCAGCCCTCATCCGTGCCTTTACCTTAGCCTCATCCATGGCTAGGTCCTTTTCCTGACACCCAGTGTTCTTCCCTTAGGAGTTGGATCAGTCACTTGGTACCCTCTAGCCTGTGGTCTCATTACTAGCAAGTATGATGGGCGAGTCCCAGATACCTGCAGGGCCTCCATCAAGGTGAGATCTGGGGGCTCTCGATGGCAGGACTGGGCTACACGGGCTGCTTTGAGGGGAGTTACGGGGGGCTGCTGTgcgagtgtggtggtggtggtggtgatggcggGGTCTTCTGCTGATTCTTCTTGACCTCCAGGGCTACCAGTGGCTCAAGGACAAAGTGCAGAGTGAAGATGGCAAGAAGCAACAAGCCAAAGTCATGGACCTTCTGCCTGTCGCTCACCAGCTGGGCTGCACCGTGGCCCAGCTTGCTATTGGTGAGACATTGCACCCTGCAGGGGCCCTGTCTCCTCCTGACATGCTCCCAAGCCCATCCTAAAACTGGTTTGTCCCTAAGGAGGACCCTCGTCTTCAGAGACACTTCTGAAATCTATGTGGTCACTGTTCCCCAtcagttctctttttttcctcctctggcCCCAGCGTGGTGTCTCCGCAGTGAGGGTGTCAGCTCTGTCTTGCTGGGGGTGTCGAGTGCGGAGCAGTTGATAGAACACCTAGGCGCGCTACAGGTGAGCCGGAGACTCAGAGGCAGAGCCTATCTGTCCCCCTCCCCAGCAGTCAAAGCCACGCTATCCAACCGAGGATGGCTCCATAAGGCCATCCACCACAAAGTCCTCACTTTGCAGGTCAGAGGTCCCAGGGCCGGAAAGCGAGGCACCGGCACAGCTGCGGCTCTTGTCTTGCCACTTGACCCCACTGTGGTGCTTCCCCGGGTACTGGAACCCCATGCCCTTTCTCAGTGACCCAGCATGGGCTGCCGTCGCCACCATCCCACTCTCCTCCAGGTGCTGAGCCAGCTGACCCCGCAGACGGTGATGGAAATAGACGGGCTCCTGGGAAACAAGCCGCATTCCAAGAAGTAGTCTGTCGCGGGCGCAGGGACCCAACCCGGTATCGCTGCACCCGCCAGACACCCGCTCGCCGCAGCCGCCTCTCCCGCTCCGGATCCCTCCACGCAGCGGCCGGAGCCAGACTAGCCCCGCCCGCCAACGAGTCCCGGCTTCGTAGTGATAC
The sequence above is drawn from the Symphalangus syndactylus isolate Jambi chromosome 20, NHGRI_mSymSyn1-v2.1_pri, whole genome shotgun sequence genome and encodes:
- the TRAPPC1 gene encoding trafficking protein particle complex subunit 1; the encoded protein is MTVHNLYLFDRNGVCLHYSEWHRKKQAGIPKEEEYKLMYGMLFSIRSFVSKMSPLDMKDGFLAFQTSRYKLHYYETPTGIKVVMNTDLGVGSIRDVLHHIYSALYVELVVKNPLCPLGQTVQSELFRSRLDSYVRSLPFFSARAG